In one Shewanella loihica PV-4 genomic region, the following are encoded:
- a CDS encoding magnesium transporter, translated as MTMPDPTAQTDQAARDDLLARVIDIVSHPEAEELPSLGFISDYSDADLADLLESVSDQYRSPICRKIPIDRGWPILHLLHYETARHVLDLLSPEQLQGLARRISEIDILTFAEILPGDIVEDYLDQQEALTTEQMQQALSYQDEAVGRYLNNNILRSRPTATVGRVLERLNKQKQREYVAVYGVDAEGQFHGGCTLEQLYREDPATPLSECLTELEAVGDELDITQAAQQFNPAAGFAWVPVEKGGKIIGAIALSTLMHRLKERSLEVLVSETPQDEEDLFTPVGVAARMRAIWLTTNLLTAFLASWVIGLFGDALQQVVALAILMPVVASMGGIAGSQTLAVALRGIALNHLKRSNLTLLLDKELKIAAFNGVLLGALIGVVVSWWFSSLALGGIIFVAIVFNSLAAASSGTVIPFLLKQMRIDPAVAGSVILTTVTDVVGFFIFLGLGSLLLLS; from the coding sequence ATGACAATGCCAGACCCAACAGCACAAACCGATCAGGCGGCCAGAGACGATTTACTCGCCCGCGTCATCGACATTGTCAGCCATCCCGAGGCGGAGGAGCTACCCTCCCTCGGCTTTATCAGCGACTATTCCGATGCCGACCTGGCCGACCTGCTGGAGTCGGTGAGCGACCAGTATCGTTCGCCCATCTGCCGTAAGATCCCTATCGACCGCGGCTGGCCCATATTGCACCTGCTGCACTATGAAACCGCCCGCCACGTCTTAGATCTGCTCAGCCCCGAGCAGCTACAAGGGCTGGCACGGCGCATCTCTGAGATAGATATCCTCACCTTCGCCGAGATTCTGCCCGGCGACATAGTCGAAGACTATCTGGATCAGCAAGAAGCCCTCACCACGGAGCAGATGCAGCAGGCGCTGAGCTACCAGGATGAGGCCGTCGGCCGTTACCTCAACAACAATATTCTGCGCTCGCGTCCAACCGCCACGGTCGGCCGGGTGCTGGAGCGCCTGAACAAGCAGAAGCAGCGGGAGTATGTGGCCGTGTATGGCGTCGATGCCGAGGGACAGTTCCACGGCGGCTGTACCCTGGAGCAGCTCTATCGTGAGGATCCCGCCACGCCATTGTCTGAGTGTCTCACCGAACTCGAGGCCGTAGGCGACGAGCTGGATATCACTCAGGCGGCGCAGCAGTTTAATCCGGCGGCAGGCTTTGCCTGGGTGCCGGTGGAGAAAGGCGGCAAGATCATCGGCGCCATCGCCCTGTCGACCCTGATGCACCGCCTCAAGGAGCGAAGCCTGGAGGTGCTGGTGTCTGAGACCCCACAGGATGAGGAAGACCTCTTCACCCCGGTTGGCGTGGCGGCGCGCATGCGAGCCATCTGGCTGACCACCAACCTGCTGACGGCCTTTCTCGCCTCCTGGGTGATCGGCCTGTTTGGCGACGCCCTGCAACAGGTGGTGGCCCTGGCCATACTCATGCCGGTAGTCGCCAGCATGGGCGGCATCGCCGGCAGTCAGACCCTGGCGGTGGCCCTTCGGGGTATCGCGCTGAACCACTTGAAGCGCAGCAACCTCACCCTGCTGCTGGACAAGGAGCTGAAGATCGCCGCCTTCAACGGCGTGCTACTGGGCGCCCTCATAGGTGTGGTGGTCAGTTGGTGGTTCTCCTCCCTGGCGCTGGGGGGCATCATCTTCGTGGCCATCGTCTTCAACAGCCTGGCGGCGGCCTCGTCGGGTACGGTTATTCCCTTTTTGCTCAAGCAGATGCGTATCGACCCTGCGGTGGCGGGCTCGGTGATCCTCACCACAGTCACAGACGTGGTGGGCTTCTTCATCTTCCTCGGCCTGGGTAGCCTGCTCCTGCTGAGCTAG
- a CDS encoding YeiH family protein: MKALFQKWPFPPAQAIFFVAGALCLTPVISSPIALVIGFTLASLGLVPHNLDIGALTKKLLAYAIIGLGFGIQLDAAISASSQNIGLILGSIVFTLLLGTALGRLLRVDAKLSHMIASGTAICGGSAIAAVAPAIKADSQDTAIALATVFVLNSIALFLFPALGHLLQLSQYHFGVWSAIAIHDTSSVVGAASAYGDEALRTATTLKLARALWIVPVALVSAMAFGGNRRKIAVPFFILFYCLAILLAHFLPQGQVLYDGIFALSKRVLVLCLFMIGAGITIGKMRQAGMRPMALGLLLWLIIGAGSLLYIINFS, from the coding sequence ATGAAAGCATTGTTTCAAAAGTGGCCCTTTCCCCCCGCTCAGGCGATCTTCTTTGTCGCCGGCGCCCTCTGTCTGACACCGGTGATCTCCTCCCCCATCGCCCTGGTGATCGGCTTCACCCTGGCAAGCCTAGGTTTGGTACCCCACAATCTGGATATCGGCGCCCTGACCAAGAAGCTGCTGGCCTACGCCATTATCGGTCTCGGCTTCGGCATTCAGCTCGACGCTGCCATCAGCGCCAGCAGCCAAAATATCGGGCTGATCTTAGGCTCTATCGTATTCACCCTGCTGCTGGGGACTGCCCTGGGTAGACTGCTCAGAGTCGATGCCAAGCTGAGCCATATGATCGCCTCGGGCACCGCCATCTGTGGTGGCAGCGCTATCGCCGCTGTGGCCCCGGCCATCAAGGCAGACAGCCAGGATACGGCCATAGCGTTGGCGACCGTGTTCGTGCTCAACTCCATCGCCCTATTTCTGTTTCCGGCCCTCGGGCATCTGTTGCAGCTGAGTCAGTATCATTTTGGGGTATGGAGCGCCATCGCCATCCACGACACCTCGTCGGTCGTGGGCGCCGCCTCGGCCTATGGTGACGAGGCGCTGCGCACCGCCACCACGCTCAAGCTGGCCAGGGCCCTGTGGATAGTGCCGGTGGCGCTGGTGAGTGCCATGGCGTTTGGCGGCAATCGACGCAAGATCGCCGTGCCTTTCTTTATCCTCTTCTACTGTCTCGCCATACTGCTGGCGCACTTCCTGCCTCAGGGGCAGGTGCTGTATGACGGCATCTTTGCCTTGTCTAAGCGGGTGTTGGTGCTGTGTCTGTTTATGATCGGCGCGGGGATCACCATAGGTAAGATGCGCCAGGCGGGAATGCGGCCGATGGCCCTGGGATTACTGCTTTGGCTGATTATCGGCGCGGGTTCTCTGCTCTACATCATCAACTTTAGCTGA
- a CDS encoding DJ-1/PfpI family protein → MNRREFILAGGAVFAAGLSPKLFAASPTSNQIQQHLPSGDQPQAPLKVLALVFDDYETLDLHGPLEMLGHLPSVEITLIGPQSIVRSYQGPRVVADRQLDEVVECDLLLVPGGMGTRKLVDDTRLLDWLRRQVKVSNKVFSVCTGAALLAKADLLDGVSATTNKMAYTWVTGLNDKVIWQPSARWVDDGRFLTSSGVSAGIDAALFYIAQTYGEAQARKIETLTEYQWNSDADKDPYAVIS, encoded by the coding sequence ATGAACAGACGAGAATTTATCCTGGCCGGCGGCGCGGTATTCGCCGCCGGTCTCTCCCCTAAGCTTTTTGCCGCGAGTCCGACGTCGAATCAAATACAGCAGCATTTACCGTCGGGTGATCAACCCCAGGCGCCGCTCAAGGTGCTGGCCCTGGTGTTTGACGACTATGAAACCTTAGATCTTCATGGCCCGCTAGAGATGTTGGGGCATCTGCCCAGCGTCGAGATCACCCTTATCGGCCCCCAGTCTATCGTGCGCAGCTATCAGGGGCCGCGAGTGGTGGCCGATCGCCAGCTCGATGAGGTGGTCGAGTGCGATCTCCTGCTGGTCCCCGGCGGCATGGGCACGCGCAAGCTGGTGGACGACACTCGCCTGTTGGACTGGCTGAGGCGTCAGGTGAAGGTCTCTAACAAGGTGTTCTCCGTCTGTACCGGCGCGGCCTTATTGGCCAAGGCCGATCTGCTCGATGGCGTGAGCGCCACCACCAACAAGATGGCCTATACCTGGGTGACAGGATTAAACGACAAGGTTATCTGGCAGCCCAGCGCCCGTTGGGTGGACGATGGCCGTTTCCTCACCTCATCCGGCGTGTCGGCGGGGATAGATGCAGCCCTCTTCTATATCGCCCAAACCTATGGCGAGGCTCAGGCGCGGAAGATAGAGACGCTCACCGAATATCAATGGAACAGCGACGCCGATAAGGATCCCTACGCCGTCATAAGTTAG
- a CDS encoding HD-GYP domain-containing protein, giving the protein MTESVNEKADVMKVPVPNLALGMYVAAIDHQGRVNITNPGQIKDRQAIDKLVRNGIEYVWVDVERSAPECGLRPKQEPEKIIRLTRDQSQEKAKRLMSEAKDLVKKVLSETFEGKAVKVEPFEALADKMLESVMLDADAFKCISALRSKDAYLLEHSINVAFLLVTFGRYLKLKRSVLKQLAVGGILHDIGKVRVNNRILHKPGRLTPEEFEHMKLHQVYAQEILAETEDLSQISRDVCLMHHEKLDGKGYPNGLKGEEISLHGRMSCIVDIFDALTATRCYKEAMSPAAAFKILLSLTPFHLDEKLVYEFIRCVGIYPVGSLVQLSDGRIGIVWEAKDRDALHPVLKTFYSVKHKHYTEVTMVDLLKSDLFIERGVSPSSLDVDPTPFY; this is encoded by the coding sequence ATGACCGAAAGTGTGAACGAAAAAGCGGATGTCATGAAGGTGCCGGTGCCAAACCTGGCGCTGGGTATGTATGTTGCGGCTATCGATCATCAGGGAAGAGTCAATATCACCAATCCGGGACAGATTAAAGATCGACAAGCCATAGATAAGCTGGTGCGTAACGGTATCGAGTATGTCTGGGTCGACGTAGAAAGGTCGGCGCCAGAGTGTGGACTCAGGCCGAAACAAGAGCCGGAGAAGATAATACGCCTGACCCGGGATCAGTCCCAGGAGAAGGCCAAACGCCTGATGAGCGAGGCGAAAGATCTGGTCAAGAAGGTCTTGTCCGAGACCTTCGAGGGTAAGGCGGTCAAGGTAGAGCCCTTCGAGGCGCTGGCGGACAAGATGCTCGAATCCGTCATGCTCGATGCCGACGCCTTCAAGTGTATCTCGGCCCTGCGCTCTAAAGATGCCTACCTGCTGGAACACTCCATCAATGTGGCCTTCCTGCTGGTGACCTTTGGTCGCTATCTCAAGCTTAAGCGTAGCGTGCTCAAACAGTTAGCGGTGGGCGGTATCTTGCACGATATCGGCAAGGTGCGCGTCAATAATCGCATACTGCACAAGCCGGGGCGCCTGACGCCGGAAGAGTTTGAGCATATGAAGCTGCATCAGGTCTATGCTCAGGAGATCCTGGCCGAGACAGAGGATCTGTCGCAGATCAGCCGCGACGTCTGTCTGATGCACCACGAGAAGCTCGATGGCAAGGGCTATCCCAATGGTCTAAAGGGAGAGGAGATCTCCCTCCATGGCCGCATGAGCTGTATCGTGGATATCTTCGACGCCCTGACCGCGACTCGCTGCTACAAGGAGGCGATGAGCCCGGCTGCCGCCTTTAAGATTCTACTCAGCCTGACCCCCTTCCATCTGGATGAGAAGCTGGTGTATGAGTTTATCCGCTGCGTCGGTATCTACCCCGTGGGTTCACTGGTGCAGCTCTCTGACGGTCGGATTGGCATCGTCTGGGAGGCGAAAGACAGAGACGCCCTGCATCCCGTGCTCAAGACCTTCTATTCGGTGAAGCATAAGCATTACACCGAGGTGACCATGGTGGATCTGCTTAAATCGGATCTCTTCATCGAGCGCGGCGTGTCGCCCAGCAGTTTGGATGTGGATCCTACGCCTTTCTACTGA
- a CDS encoding DNA-binding protein, translating into MRSWLVCIDDTDDIGTKGTGEIAEEIAHLLSDNHLSRCAFVTRHQLYVHPDIPYTSHNSAMCFQVRTAKSQDEILEIAVAHLRSESAAASDPGIALLDLQHSCDREALIAFGEQAKEEVKTKAQAYALAELLGIHLSEHGGTGQGIIGALAGLGLRLQGNDGRIKGQFNLPGLEAGEVSLSVGEAIELTGVDRVLSNSGEQLCFKTLLYLSGKVKAVYRDHQVSLLVYEDQGRWRNALKQQLKHY; encoded by the coding sequence TTGAGATCTTGGTTGGTGTGCATCGACGATACCGATGATATCGGCACCAAGGGAACCGGGGAGATCGCCGAGGAGATAGCGCATCTGCTGAGCGATAATCACCTGAGCCGCTGCGCCTTCGTGACTAGGCATCAGCTCTATGTGCACCCTGATATTCCCTACACCTCCCATAACAGCGCCATGTGTTTTCAGGTGCGCACCGCTAAGTCTCAGGATGAGATATTAGAGATAGCCGTGGCCCATCTGCGTAGCGAGAGCGCCGCGGCGTCCGACCCCGGCATCGCCCTGCTGGATCTGCAGCATTCATGTGATCGTGAGGCGCTCATCGCCTTCGGCGAGCAGGCTAAGGAAGAGGTGAAGACCAAGGCGCAAGCCTACGCCCTGGCCGAGCTGCTTGGCATACACCTGAGTGAACATGGCGGCACTGGGCAGGGGATCATAGGTGCACTCGCGGGGCTGGGACTTAGGCTGCAGGGCAACGATGGTCGCATCAAGGGGCAGTTTAACCTGCCCGGCCTAGAGGCGGGCGAGGTGTCACTCTCGGTCGGTGAGGCGATCGAGCTGACCGGGGTCGACCGTGTGCTCAGCAATAGCGGCGAGCAGCTCTGCTTCAAGACGCTCCTCTATCTGTCTGGCAAGGTCAAGGCCGTCTATCGGGATCATCAGGTCTCTCTACTGGTGTATGAGGATCAGGGCCGCTGGCGCAACGCCCTCAAGCAGCAGCTGAAACACTATTAA
- a CDS encoding energy-coupling factor transporter transmembrane component T has protein sequence MWARRGVRAPGVRRAKRHFAVNDTRWCALAILLALGLSSCAFLLPQSWLHYLGLANLLLLIQGRYLGGRLRGLLVIFTSQLAITSLLYLLLHGLERLPEGIIAVCRILMAMIPGWWLSVACSPQRIGEVLSFCLPHKWAFVLAACFGILPYLGQETREIYQMQVMRGANIRLKSLWRPKHWRELIYCVLYPLLIQLLKLSKQMATAARLRQFGRHPKPTHWPY, from the coding sequence GTGTGGGCTAGACGCGGCGTGCGCGCGCCTGGAGTGCGCCGTGCTAAACGCCACTTCGCGGTCAACGATACCCGCTGGTGCGCGCTCGCCATCCTTCTCGCCCTGGGGCTCTCCAGTTGCGCCTTCCTGTTGCCCCAGTCATGGCTGCATTACCTGGGCCTGGCGAACTTGCTGTTGCTGATACAGGGTCGTTACCTGGGCGGGCGACTCAGGGGGCTGTTGGTGATCTTCACCAGTCAGTTGGCGATCACTAGCCTGCTCTATCTGTTGCTGCACGGACTCGAGCGTCTACCCGAGGGGATTATCGCCGTGTGCCGCATCTTGATGGCCATGATCCCCGGCTGGTGGCTGTCGGTGGCCTGCTCGCCCCAGCGAATCGGCGAGGTGCTCAGCTTCTGTCTGCCCCACAAGTGGGCCTTCGTGCTGGCCGCCTGCTTCGGCATCTTGCCTTACCTAGGGCAGGAGACGCGGGAGATCTATCAGATGCAGGTGATGCGCGGCGCCAACATTCGCCTCAAGTCGTTGTGGCGTCCCAAGCATTGGCGCGAGCTGATCTACTGCGTGCTCTATCCGCTGCTGATCCAGCTGTTAAAACTATCCAAGCAGATGGCCACAGCGGCCAGGCTGCGCCAGTTTGGTCGTCATCCCAAGCCGACCCACTGGCCCTATTAG
- a CDS encoding ATP-binding cassette domain-containing protein has protein sequence MALVRLSQIHFNFQTAAQPLFEDLNLTIAAGECHLIHGYTGCGKSTLLKLLQGILERPWEGEREIAEGATLGVVMQDPNVQLLRQTLGAEVAFALENLGVASSEMLLQVRSALRRVGLYISLDTPIASLSLGQRYRLMIAAQLVLEPDLLLLDEPWAQLDDQGVAELSAVLHQLKQQGVALLIVEHHRGVFKDLVTHRWQLSQGQLQALAPAECEATSEQVSWRESPAWPQGSAVIDSHGFTLAFRERQKLFDADSLLLFPGEIAALVGDNGCGKSTLLKSLAGIQADIDPLGIKVFGKKPKLGRFGADLALLHQRPSRQLFENTVIEEMQFSLKRFGLPLERAIELLGQLGLTTLARHSPHTLSYGQQHLIALASLACLRPKLLLLDDPFAGLDEHFTDKIVALLTELSRQGTALVIASHRPIAALPVDRLWRVVDGRLESLSASPQAYSRVG, from the coding sequence ATGGCCCTGGTGCGACTCAGTCAGATCCATTTTAACTTCCAGACAGCGGCGCAGCCGCTGTTTGAGGATCTTAATCTGACCATAGCGGCCGGCGAGTGTCACCTGATCCACGGCTACACCGGCTGTGGTAAGTCGACTCTGCTCAAGCTGCTGCAGGGGATCCTGGAGCGTCCCTGGGAGGGGGAGCGTGAGATCGCCGAGGGGGCGACCCTGGGCGTGGTGATGCAGGACCCCAATGTGCAGCTGCTGCGCCAGACGCTGGGGGCCGAGGTGGCCTTCGCCCTGGAAAACTTAGGCGTCGCCAGCAGTGAGATGCTGCTGCAGGTGCGCTCGGCCCTAAGACGGGTCGGCCTCTATATCAGCCTAGACACGCCCATCGCCAGCCTCTCTCTGGGACAGCGTTATCGCCTGATGATCGCCGCCCAGCTGGTGCTCGAGCCAGACCTCTTGTTGCTCGATGAGCCCTGGGCGCAGCTGGACGATCAGGGAGTGGCCGAGCTGTCGGCCGTGCTCCACCAACTCAAGCAGCAGGGCGTGGCTCTGTTGATCGTCGAGCATCACAGAGGCGTCTTCAAGGATCTGGTTACCCACAGATGGCAGCTCAGTCAGGGCCAACTGCAGGCGTTAGCGCCGGCGGAGTGTGAAGCGACTTCGGAGCAGGTAAGTTGGCGCGAGTCGCCGGCCTGGCCGCAGGGTAGCGCCGTCATCGACAGTCATGGCTTTACCTTAGCGTTTCGTGAGCGCCAGAAGCTGTTCGACGCCGACTCCCTGCTGCTCTTCCCCGGTGAGATTGCCGCCCTGGTGGGCGACAACGGCTGCGGCAAGAGTACCCTGCTCAAGAGTCTGGCCGGTATTCAGGCGGATATCGATCCCTTGGGCATCAAGGTGTTTGGCAAGAAGCCCAAGTTGGGACGCTTCGGCGCCGACCTTGCCTTGCTGCACCAGCGGCCGAGTCGACAGCTGTTTGAAAATACCGTTATCGAGGAGATGCAGTTTAGCCTCAAGCGTTTCGGCTTGCCGCTGGAGCGGGCCATCGAACTCCTGGGGCAACTTGGGTTGACTACATTGGCGCGGCACTCGCCTCATACGCTCTCCTACGGTCAGCAGCATCTGATCGCCCTGGCGTCGCTAGCCTGTCTCAGGCCCAAGCTACTGCTACTGGATGACCCGTTCGCCGGGCTGGACGAGCACTTCACCGACAAGATAGTGGCGCTGCTGACCGAGCTGAGCCGTCAGGGCACAGCCCTGGTGATCGCCAGTCACAGGCCGATTGCGGCGCTGCCGGTGGATCGCCTCTGGCGGGTGGTGGATGGGCGTCTCGAATCTCTCTCGGCCTCGCCACAGGCGTATTCACGTGTGGGCTAG
- a CDS encoding TonB-dependent receptor produces MKNKPISLKLSLVAAAVAASPLVMAEEVKHEPILDVAEVIVVTGEKPTPLQQTTSSWTISADEIQAMGAQSLDEVLKNAPGVYVRTGGQGTPRVDVRGFKARHVIYLINGVPANGAEDGQFDPSVVPASQIASVTVSMGPTSVLYGPGGAGGVINIRTKQGADVPGFSGHLEGGENDTFNGDVTVAGSGERWQGLVSLSRQQTDGWPVSGDQPDTEVQQGDTRFNSDKTINNLFAQGSYWLSDNTQLMANLSLRSGEWGKPAVDGTTSGKAKFERVDDYDAHTVQLGLAHRFNELLTLRGFIYQNQSDVLENRYLDDSFAGLQQSLDGRSVVSGGNLQLIADFDKGHLLTGALIAEHQSWESESNQIDTGSTGTGSGTGSGSGSGLGSGSGSGSGTGTGGGSGSGTGGGSGSGSGTGSGSGSGSGTGSGSGSGTGGGSGSGTGGGTGGGNGSGGAESFDDSSWLYTLAAEYQYQQDSIGASLGGALHEQQRVREDESDYSAQASAYWQAAEATRLNLGVARKVRFPSMRNLYSLSSGNQDLQSETSKHLELSLAQGLGSNTDLSLAAYYTDADNYIAKDVDGIYQNMGRYQFKGVDFLVRDQSIDNLSLSFGYSFLDSEDKDAAPGLDTLEYRPRHKFRLQADYEFSFATRINLNIEHIMGQVFHTEEKVAGQKQLVEKSLDDYTLVDLKLSQPIAGDALSVYLRATNLLDERYYQSEGLPQAGRQLFLGVNWQL; encoded by the coding sequence ATGAAAAACAAACCAATCAGTCTCAAATTATCACTCGTGGCAGCCGCGGTTGCCGCCAGTCCTCTGGTCATGGCCGAGGAAGTCAAACACGAGCCCATTTTAGATGTGGCCGAAGTCATAGTGGTGACCGGCGAGAAGCCGACGCCGCTGCAACAGACCACGAGTAGCTGGACCATCAGTGCCGATGAAATTCAGGCCATGGGTGCCCAGAGCCTGGACGAGGTACTGAAGAATGCCCCTGGCGTCTATGTGCGTACCGGTGGCCAGGGCACGCCCAGGGTCGATGTGCGCGGCTTTAAGGCCAGACACGTCATCTATCTGATCAACGGCGTGCCGGCCAATGGCGCCGAAGATGGTCAGTTCGATCCTAGCGTGGTGCCTGCCAGCCAGATCGCCTCGGTCACCGTCTCCATGGGCCCAACCTCTGTGCTCTATGGTCCGGGCGGCGCCGGCGGCGTGATCAACATCCGCACTAAACAGGGCGCCGATGTGCCCGGCTTCTCCGGCCATCTAGAGGGCGGCGAAAACGATACCTTCAACGGCGACGTCACAGTGGCGGGCTCGGGCGAACGCTGGCAGGGGCTGGTATCGCTGTCGCGTCAGCAGACCGATGGCTGGCCTGTGTCTGGCGATCAGCCGGATACCGAGGTGCAGCAGGGCGATACCCGTTTCAACAGCGACAAGACGATCAACAACCTGTTTGCCCAGGGCAGCTACTGGCTGTCGGACAATACCCAGCTGATGGCAAACCTCAGCCTGCGTAGCGGCGAGTGGGGCAAGCCCGCCGTCGATGGCACAACCTCTGGTAAGGCCAAATTTGAACGCGTCGACGACTATGATGCCCATACGGTGCAACTGGGTCTGGCCCATAGATTCAACGAGCTGCTGACCCTGAGGGGCTTCATCTACCAGAATCAGTCTGACGTGCTGGAAAACCGTTATCTGGATGACAGTTTCGCCGGCCTGCAGCAGAGCCTGGACGGCCGCTCTGTGGTCAGCGGCGGTAACCTGCAGCTGATCGCCGACTTCGATAAGGGTCACCTGCTGACCGGCGCCCTGATCGCCGAGCACCAGAGCTGGGAGTCAGAGAGTAATCAGATAGATACCGGCAGCACAGGCACAGGAAGTGGCACCGGCAGTGGTTCAGGTAGTGGTTTAGGATCTGGCTCCGGCAGCGGATCTGGAACAGGAACTGGAGGTGGTTCGGGCTCAGGTACTGGGGGCGGATCAGGCTCGGGATCGGGAACCGGTAGCGGTTCGGGTTCAGGCAGTGGAACAGGGTCGGGTAGCGGATCTGGCACAGGTGGCGGTTCTGGCTCAGGAACCGGCGGTGGCACGGGCGGTGGTAATGGCTCTGGCGGCGCCGAGTCATTCGACGATTCGTCCTGGCTCTACACCCTGGCGGCGGAATATCAGTATCAACAGGATAGTATCGGTGCCAGCCTGGGCGGCGCCCTACACGAGCAGCAACGTGTGCGTGAAGATGAGTCCGACTACTCGGCGCAGGCCTCAGCCTACTGGCAGGCCGCCGAAGCGACTCGCCTCAATCTGGGTGTGGCCCGTAAGGTGCGTTTCCCATCGATGCGCAACCTCTACTCACTCTCGTCGGGTAACCAAGATCTGCAATCTGAGACCTCTAAACACCTGGAGCTGAGTCTGGCACAGGGGCTGGGTAGCAACACAGATCTGAGCCTGGCGGCCTACTACACGGATGCGGACAACTATATCGCCAAGGATGTCGATGGCATCTATCAGAACATGGGCCGCTATCAGTTCAAGGGGGTCGACTTCCTGGTACGCGATCAGAGCATCGATAACCTGTCGCTGAGCTTCGGCTACAGCTTCCTCGATAGTGAAGACAAGGATGCGGCGCCGGGACTGGATACCTTAGAGTACCGTCCGCGTCATAAATTCAGGCTGCAGGCGGATTACGAGTTTAGCTTTGCGACCCGCATCAACCTGAATATCGAGCACATCATGGGCCAGGTGTTCCACACCGAAGAGAAGGTGGCCGGTCAGAAACAGCTGGTGGAGAAGTCGCTGGATGACTACACACTGGTGGATCTCAAGCTGAGCCAGCCTATCGCGGGTGACGCCCTGTCTGTCTACCTCAGAGCCACTAACCTGCTCGATGAGCGTTACTATCAGAGCGAGGGGCTGCCTCAGGCGGGTCGTCAGTTGTTCCTGGGCGTGAACTGGCAGCTATAG
- a CDS encoding isochorismate synthase, with protein sequence MSVSSLPQAIQSLSRKLEKLDIHPQGEPIIQLSVTACVMPMIAWIASQPCYPRIYWHGRDTQEEVAALGCCKDFIFEDAVDDNQLSQAYQTQRSLSTNQEIRYYGGVAFDRHTECWPEYGRAHFILPRVELRRSGDEYKLLVNLNVESGDIEQERNLALQALAALVPPKPLAPPNKIQLLSRSDRPNKLRWHELVNQVTHDRFIQDTPKVVLSRLTQLEVNEKVDPWMLLASWQGRNQNSFQFGFQFSPESAFISCTPERLYRRRQREVFTEALAGTTTRGLNEAEDAMLAQQLLDDTKNSHENQLVREHIVDALTPLSNYVGADELAKVFKLSHIQHLHRAIRAELKPGVNDFQILQALHPTPAVGGLPKASAINFIRQREGYTRGWYAGACGYFNKYESEFAVAIRSALIEPGRINLFAGAGIVSGSEAEAEWNELENKLKTIMSILTEV encoded by the coding sequence TTGAGCGTTTCCTCGCTGCCACAGGCCATACAATCCTTATCCCGCAAACTCGAAAAACTCGACATACACCCCCAGGGTGAGCCGATCATTCAGTTGTCGGTGACGGCCTGTGTAATGCCGATGATCGCCTGGATCGCCAGCCAACCTTGTTATCCCAGGATCTACTGGCATGGCCGCGACACCCAGGAAGAGGTCGCCGCTCTGGGGTGCTGTAAAGATTTCATCTTCGAAGATGCGGTAGACGACAACCAGCTTTCCCAGGCCTATCAGACCCAGAGGTCACTCTCGACCAACCAGGAGATACGCTACTACGGCGGCGTCGCCTTCGATCGTCATACCGAGTGCTGGCCCGAGTATGGCCGCGCCCATTTCATCCTGCCCAGGGTCGAGCTGAGACGCAGTGGCGATGAATACAAGCTGCTGGTCAACCTCAATGTCGAATCCGGCGATATCGAGCAGGAGCGTAACCTGGCGCTGCAGGCCCTCGCCGCTTTGGTACCACCCAAGCCGCTGGCGCCACCGAACAAGATCCAGCTGCTGAGTCGCAGCGATCGTCCCAACAAGCTGCGCTGGCACGAGCTGGTCAACCAGGTCACCCATGACAGGTTTATTCAAGATACGCCTAAGGTGGTGCTGTCACGTCTGACGCAACTTGAGGTGAACGAGAAGGTGGATCCCTGGATGCTGCTGGCCAGCTGGCAGGGTCGCAACCAGAACAGTTTTCAATTTGGCTTTCAGTTCAGCCCGGAGAGCGCCTTTATCTCCTGCACGCCGGAGCGTCTCTACCGACGTCGCCAGCGCGAGGTATTTACCGAGGCCTTAGCGGGCACCACCACACGCGGACTCAACGAGGCCGAAGATGCCATGCTGGCGCAGCAGTTGCTGGACGACACCAAGAACAGCCATGAGAACCAGCTGGTGCGCGAGCATATCGTCGATGCCCTGACCCCACTGAGCAACTATGTGGGCGCCGACGAGCTGGCCAAGGTGTTTAAGCTGAGCCACATCCAGCATCTACACAGAGCCATTCGCGCCGAACTCAAGCCTGGGGTGAACGATTTTCAGATCCTGCAGGCCCTGCACCCCACCCCTGCCGTGGGCGGCCTGCCAAAGGCTTCAGCCATCAACTTTATTCGCCAGCGAGAAGGCTACACCCGTGGCTGGTATGCCGGTGCCTGTGGCTACTTCAACAAGTATGAGAGCGAGTTTGCGGTGGCGATTCGTAGTGCGCTGATCGAACCCGGACGCATCAACTTGTTTGCCGGTGCGGGGATCGTCTCGGGCTCTGAGGCCGAGGCGGAATGGAACGAGCTGGAGAATAAGCTCAAGACCATAATGTCGATCCTGACAGAGGTCTAG